The following proteins are co-located in the Fischerella sp. PCC 9605 genome:
- a CDS encoding sulfite exporter TauE/SafE family protein — protein sequence MSNILLQLLLIGLVAGVAGGMFGIGGGAIMVPAMVLLIGLDQKFATGTSIAAQILPIGILAAIIYYRNGNLNIKYAVIIAVGLIIGNLFGALFANQPFISSEMIKKLYGIFLLLIGLRYLFVR from the coding sequence ATGTCTAATATACTCCTTCAATTATTACTCATCGGTCTTGTCGCAGGTGTAGCTGGCGGTATGTTTGGTATCGGCGGCGGTGCAATTATGGTGCCAGCTATGGTGCTGCTAATTGGTTTGGATCAAAAGTTTGCTACTGGTACTTCTATTGCCGCTCAAATATTACCAATAGGAATTTTGGCTGCTATTATTTACTATCGCAACGGCAATCTCAATATAAAATATGCCGTAATTATCGCAGTTGGTCTTATAATCGGAAACTTGTTTGGGGCTTTGTTTGCAAATCAGCCTTTTATTAGTAGTGAAATGATCAAGAAGCTGTATGGAATATTTTTATTACTAATTGGCTTGCGGTATTTGTTTGTCAGGTAA
- a CDS encoding acetamidase/formamidase family protein, with translation MAHHILKATKNTVHLGGFSNLLEPVLIVDSGDTVDVETYTGYYIYDKAPSEFITSEFIDICQNLPAERKIADGPHLLTGPIYVREAEPGDVLEVKLEAIKPRLLIGFNAIRTGWGALPQQFNQPALRFIPLDLENNVAEFPVNSGIKVPLKPFFGILGVATPETQRSSIPPGCYGGNIDNRELQAGSKVFLPIFVPGALFSIGDGHSAQGDGEVNVTAIETSMNGTIQLKLRKDLQLTTPMAETHTDIITMGFGQTLDAALDQALKNMIDFLVNLTGISPEDAYVLCSLAVNFRITQVVNSPQKGVHGMLAKSILSTEINL, from the coding sequence ATGGCTCATCACATTCTCAAAGCTACTAAAAATACAGTACATCTAGGCGGATTTTCTAATTTATTAGAACCAGTACTGATTGTTGACTCCGGTGATACAGTAGATGTGGAAACATATACTGGTTACTATATTTACGACAAAGCACCAAGCGAATTTATCACATCAGAATTTATTGATATTTGCCAAAATCTGCCAGCAGAACGCAAAATTGCAGATGGTCCCCATTTGCTGACAGGGCCAATTTATGTGCGGGAGGCAGAACCGGGGGATGTTTTGGAAGTAAAATTAGAAGCCATTAAACCTAGATTACTCATTGGTTTCAATGCTATTCGTACAGGTTGGGGAGCGTTACCACAGCAGTTCAATCAACCAGCTTTGAGATTCATTCCCCTTGATTTAGAAAACAATGTTGCTGAATTTCCTGTAAACAGTGGTATTAAAGTTCCTTTGAAACCGTTTTTTGGCATTCTTGGTGTCGCCACTCCAGAAACGCAACGTTCTTCCATTCCTCCTGGTTGTTATGGAGGTAATATTGACAACCGTGAACTACAAGCGGGTTCAAAAGTATTTTTGCCTATTTTCGTTCCTGGTGCTTTGTTTTCTATAGGTGATGGACATTCTGCACAGGGAGATGGTGAAGTGAACGTCACCGCCATTGAAACATCCATGAACGGTACTATTCAATTAAAACTTCGCAAGGATTTGCAACTGACAACACCAATGGCTGAAACTCATACAGATATCATCACAATGGGATTTGGTCAAACTTTAGATGCAGCCTTAGATCAGGCTTTAAAAAATATGATTGATTTTCTGGTAAACTTAACAGGAATATCACCAGAAGATGCTTATGTATTGTGCAGTTTGGCGGTAAATTTTCGCATCACTCAGGTGGTCAATTCTCCGCAAAAAGGTGTGCATGGAATGTTAGCAAAGTCTATCTTATCAACGGAAATAAATTTATAA
- a CDS encoding NINE protein — protein MRSTGVAYLLWLTCLLGLAGTHRFYSGKYVTGIIWLFTYGLFGFGQLIDLLLIPGMVEEKNLKYKLLYGSPNQNNTPHTQQVIINVADYIAPNANTNKSLSSKSDIQIVLELAKNNGGIISVTDCVIATGKPIVEIKQTIDNLCSEGLLEPSNHPDTGAIVYKLI, from the coding sequence ATGAGAAGTACAGGAGTAGCTTATCTGCTTTGGTTAACTTGTCTTCTTGGATTAGCCGGAACTCACCGTTTTTATAGTGGTAAGTATGTTACTGGAATAATATGGCTGTTTACATATGGGTTATTTGGTTTTGGTCAACTTATAGATTTGCTTCTCATACCAGGAATGGTTGAAGAAAAAAATCTCAAATATAAGTTACTTTATGGTAGTCCTAATCAGAATAATACCCCGCATACCCAACAAGTAATTATTAATGTCGCTGATTATATAGCTCCAAATGCAAATACTAATAAGTCATTATCTTCCAAGTCTGATATTCAGATAGTTCTGGAATTAGCTAAAAATAATGGTGGAATTATATCTGTAACAGATTGTGTGATTGCTACTGGTAAACCTATTGTGGAAATAAAGCAGACTATTGATAACCTATGTTCTGAAGGTTTGTTAGAACCAAGTAATCATCCAGATACTGGCGCAATAGTTTATAAGCTTATTTAA